One genomic region from Polynucleobacter sp. MWH-P3-07-1 encodes:
- a CDS encoding DUF177 domain-containing protein, which translates to MNRNQVLPQVVLSGEPNALRKIDFCAPQTYQGSGFLPIKALARVAKEVSEIAEGDGFTWSVQSRFTHSPGSEPNPILDLSLNGKLHLICQRCLRPFAVDLVEKRQFLLLASEADADAYPIEDDELEPLVASQHFDLLETIEDEILLSLPLIPKHSEGVCQAHLSYGDANETEGGPAEKRENPFNILKNMKKSS; encoded by the coding sequence ATGAATCGTAATCAAGTTTTACCTCAAGTGGTCTTATCTGGCGAACCCAATGCGTTGCGCAAAATCGATTTTTGCGCCCCTCAGACCTATCAAGGGTCAGGATTTTTACCAATCAAAGCCCTAGCCCGAGTGGCTAAGGAGGTTTCTGAGATTGCTGAAGGGGATGGTTTTACTTGGTCAGTTCAGAGTCGCTTTACCCATTCGCCCGGAAGCGAGCCTAACCCGATTTTGGATTTAAGCCTGAATGGGAAGTTGCATTTGATCTGTCAGCGTTGTCTTAGGCCTTTTGCTGTGGATCTAGTTGAAAAGCGCCAATTTCTGCTGCTAGCAAGCGAGGCAGACGCAGATGCCTATCCGATTGAGGATGATGAGCTAGAGCCCTTGGTAGCCTCCCAGCACTTTGACTTACTCGAAACCATTGAGGATGAAATTCTGCTTTCCTTGCCTTTAATTCCAAAGCATTCCGAGGGAGTTTGTCAGGCTCATCTGTCCTATGGTGACGCCAATGAGACAGAGGGAGGCCCTGCTGAAAAGCGAGAAAATCCCTTTAACATATTGAAAAATATGAAGAAAAGTTCCTAA
- a CDS encoding HAD-IIIA family hydrolase, with translation MTKSAQSKRRYDLIVWDWDGTIMDSTPTIVNCIQQACRDLGFKEPDDTLASSVIGLGIQDSLRRAVPWIEPMHFPKLTDRFRYHYLAKDHELHLFEGIRELLEDLRNEGYLLGVATGKSRAGLDRSLEFHQLGHVFHETRTADESFSKPHPGMLLELSDVMQVPTRRMLMIGDTTHDLDMANNAGVDAIAVTYGAHPPDTLREAKSLSHVDNVSQLSQWLKLNLIEQ, from the coding sequence ATGACCAAATCTGCGCAATCTAAGCGACGCTATGACCTGATTGTTTGGGATTGGGACGGCACGATCATGGACTCTACCCCCACGATTGTGAACTGTATTCAGCAAGCCTGTCGTGACTTGGGATTCAAGGAGCCGGATGATACTTTGGCAAGCTCAGTGATCGGTTTGGGCATTCAGGATTCGCTACGACGCGCCGTACCCTGGATTGAGCCAATGCATTTTCCTAAGCTCACAGATCGTTTTCGTTATCACTATTTAGCTAAAGATCATGAGCTTCATTTGTTTGAGGGTATCCGCGAGCTACTCGAGGATTTACGCAATGAGGGCTACTTGTTGGGTGTTGCAACTGGAAAGTCACGCGCGGGCTTGGATCGCTCTTTAGAGTTTCATCAATTGGGTCATGTGTTTCACGAGACGCGCACCGCAGACGAATCTTTTTCTAAGCCCCACCCCGGTATGCTCTTAGAACTTTCCGATGTAATGCAAGTACCTACTCGTCGGATGCTAATGATTGGCGACACTACACATGATTTGGATATGGCTAATAACGCAGGAGTTGATGCCATTGCAGTCACTTATGGGGCGCATCCTCCAGACACTCTGCGAGAAGCAAAGTCTTTGAGCCATGTGGATAATGTTTCCCAACTATCACAGTGGCTGAAACTGAACTTAATAGAACAATAA
- the fabF gene encoding beta-ketoacyl-ACP synthase II, with amino-acid sequence MSASNGRRRVVVTGLGLISPVGNSVDVAWSNLLAGKSGIATITKFDHAALGVHFAGEVKDFNVEEYVSAKEARHMDTFIHYGIAAGTQAIRDSGLEINDANAERVGVMVGSGIGGLPLIEETDAEYLSRGPRRISPFFVPGSIINMISGHLSILFGLKGPNVAAVTACTTGLHSIGLAARLIQYGDADVMVAGGAESTISPLGVGGFAAARALSTRNDDPATASRPWDKDRDGFVLGEGAGVVVLEEYEHAKARGAKIYCELVGFGMSGDAYHMTAPNMDGPRRCMINAIRDAGLNTDQIQYLNAHGTSTPLGDKNETEAIKAALGDHAKKAVINSTKSMTGHLLGGAGGLESVFTILALHHQKSPPTINIFNQDPECDLDYCANTARDMKINYALKNNFGFGGTNGSLVFGKVN; translated from the coding sequence GTGTCAGCATCAAATGGCCGACGCCGGGTAGTAGTTACCGGCTTAGGTCTTATTTCACCTGTCGGTAATTCAGTCGATGTAGCTTGGTCTAACTTGCTTGCAGGCAAGTCGGGCATTGCTACCATCACGAAATTTGATCACGCAGCTCTGGGAGTGCATTTTGCTGGCGAGGTCAAAGACTTCAATGTAGAAGAGTACGTCTCTGCCAAAGAGGCACGCCATATGGATACCTTTATCCATTACGGGATTGCTGCCGGTACACAGGCTATTCGAGACAGCGGTTTAGAGATTAATGACGCTAATGCCGAGAGAGTAGGCGTGATGGTCGGCTCCGGTATCGGTGGTTTACCGTTAATTGAAGAGACAGATGCAGAGTACTTGTCTCGCGGACCCCGTCGCATTTCACCTTTCTTTGTGCCTGGCTCGATCATTAATATGATCTCCGGCCATTTGAGTATCTTATTTGGTCTCAAAGGTCCCAACGTTGCTGCAGTGACTGCTTGCACCACTGGTCTTCATAGTATTGGTTTAGCAGCACGCTTAATTCAGTACGGTGATGCCGATGTTATGGTTGCTGGCGGAGCAGAGTCAACGATTTCACCATTGGGTGTTGGTGGTTTTGCTGCTGCCCGCGCACTTTCAACCCGGAACGATGATCCTGCAACTGCTTCGCGTCCATGGGATAAAGACCGCGATGGTTTTGTATTGGGAGAAGGTGCTGGCGTTGTTGTTCTTGAGGAATACGAACACGCAAAAGCGCGTGGCGCCAAGATTTACTGTGAGCTCGTTGGCTTCGGTATGAGTGGCGACGCATATCATATGACTGCGCCCAATATGGATGGCCCCCGTCGCTGCATGATCAATGCGATTCGTGATGCAGGTTTAAATACCGATCAGATTCAGTATCTCAATGCCCACGGTACTTCAACGCCGCTAGGTGATAAGAATGAGACTGAAGCGATCAAAGCGGCTTTAGGTGATCATGCTAAGAAAGCGGTCATTAACTCTACCAAGTCGATGACTGGCCACCTCTTAGGCGGTGCTGGCGGCTTAGAGTCTGTATTTACGATCCTCGCTTTGCATCATCAAAAATCTCCCCCCACCATTAATATCTTTAATCAAGATCCTGAATGTGATTTGGACTACTGTGCCAACACAGCGCGGGATATGAAGATTAATTACGCCCTGAAAAACAATTTTGGCTTTGGGGGTACTAACGGCTCACTGGTTTTTGGCAAAGTAAACTAA
- the plsX gene encoding phosphate acyltransferase PlsX: protein MSVTLAIDAMGGDHGVVVTVPACCDFLEKHPDVRISLVGDPEQLKLALKPYSKTLLEQIQIVPASEVVLMDDPIEVALRRKKDSSMRVAIEQVKEGLADAVISSGNTGALMAISRYVLKTLDGVDRPAIATAIPNELGRGTTMLDLGANADCEPMHLLQFAQMASVMVQVVDGKDRPSIGLLNIGEEVIKGNEVVKQTAELLRASKLNFYGNVEGNDIFKGTTDIVVCDGFVGNVVLKASEGLAKMMSGLIREEFNRSLMTKIMAICAMVPLLRVRKRVDHRRYNGAVLLGLRGCVIKSHGSADRFAFGFALDRAYEAAKNKMVARIAQDFVAETKA from the coding sequence ATGAGTGTCACTCTCGCTATTGATGCCATGGGCGGAGACCATGGGGTCGTGGTTACCGTTCCCGCTTGCTGCGATTTCCTTGAAAAACACCCTGATGTCAGAATCTCCTTAGTTGGAGACCCTGAGCAGCTGAAGCTCGCCTTAAAACCCTATTCCAAAACGCTTTTAGAGCAGATTCAAATTGTTCCTGCAAGCGAAGTTGTTTTGATGGACGACCCAATCGAGGTAGCCTTGCGCCGTAAAAAAGATTCTTCGATGCGTGTCGCAATCGAGCAAGTGAAGGAAGGTTTGGCCGACGCTGTGATTTCATCTGGAAACACGGGCGCTTTGATGGCGATCTCTCGTTATGTACTGAAAACGCTCGATGGAGTAGACCGTCCTGCTATCGCTACTGCAATTCCTAATGAGTTGGGGCGCGGTACGACGATGCTGGATTTAGGTGCGAACGCTGATTGTGAGCCTATGCATTTATTGCAGTTCGCGCAAATGGCGAGCGTGATGGTTCAAGTGGTTGACGGTAAAGATCGTCCTTCCATTGGACTGCTGAATATTGGCGAAGAAGTCATTAAAGGTAATGAGGTAGTTAAACAAACCGCTGAACTTTTGCGTGCAAGCAAGCTGAATTTCTACGGCAACGTTGAAGGTAACGACATCTTTAAAGGCACAACCGACATCGTAGTATGTGATGGCTTTGTTGGTAATGTGGTTTTGAAGGCGAGTGAAGGCTTGGCCAAGATGATGAGCGGCTTGATTCGTGAAGAGTTTAATCGCTCACTCATGACCAAAATCATGGCGATCTGTGCCATGGTGCCCTTGCTGAGAGTCCGTAAGCGCGTAGATCATCGACGCTATAACGGTGCTGTATTGTTAGGTTTGCGCGGTTGCGTGATCAAAAGTCATGGCTCAGCCGACCGGTTTGCCTTTGGTTTTGCTTTAGATCGTGCATATGAAGCAGCGAAGAATAAGATGGTAGCAAGAATTGCACAGGACTTTGTGGCGGAGACTAAAGCATGA
- a CDS encoding Maf family nucleotide pyrophosphatase: protein MSNSTNPKLILASTSVYRKELLSRFGIPFEVVSPQVDETPFAGESTQALALRLAKAKAAAVAKIHPEAWVIGSDQVADLCGAAIGKPGNFERAFAQLQLMRGSIVTFYTALCLMNGGSETSLCIPTEVKFRNLKDDLLEAYLHAEEPYDCAGSAKSEGMGITFLEYIRSDDPTALIGLPLIALSGLLRDAGFTIPATKSSSQ from the coding sequence ATGAGCAATTCCACTAATCCCAAGTTGATCCTGGCATCGACTTCGGTGTATCGCAAGGAGCTTTTGAGCCGTTTCGGCATTCCCTTTGAGGTGGTATCACCTCAAGTGGATGAAACACCTTTTGCAGGAGAAAGCACCCAGGCCCTCGCCCTACGTCTTGCAAAAGCCAAAGCAGCAGCGGTTGCCAAAATCCATCCCGAGGCTTGGGTGATTGGTTCAGACCAAGTGGCAGACCTATGTGGCGCAGCTATTGGGAAGCCGGGAAACTTTGAGCGTGCGTTTGCACAACTTCAACTCATGCGCGGCTCAATCGTCACTTTTTATACAGCCCTGTGTTTGATGAATGGCGGAAGTGAAACGAGCCTTTGTATTCCGACTGAAGTGAAATTCCGCAATCTCAAAGATGATTTACTGGAGGCTTATTTGCATGCCGAAGAACCCTACGATTGTGCCGGCAGTGCTAAGTCTGAAGGCATGGGGATTACCTTCTTGGAGTACATTCGTAGCGATGACCCAACTGCGTTGATTGGTTTACCTTTGATTGCACTCAGTGGTTTGTTGCGCGATGCAGGGTTCACCATCCCAGCCACAAAGAGCAGCTCCCAATGA
- the fabD gene encoding ACP S-malonyltransferase — MTFAFIFPGQGSQSVGMLNTIAHRPEVKALLQEASDALGEDVAQLIAEGPAPELSLTTNTQPVMLTAGVAFYRAWLAEGGSAPTIMAGHSLGEYSALVAAGVIAFKDAVPLVRFRAEAMQTAVPVGTGGMAAILGLDDEIVKQVCVEASKVSGQIVEAVNFNAPGQVVIAGSSNAVTKACELLKAAGAKRALPLPVSAPFHSSLLQPASEKLQTYLSGVVFNTPSISVVNNVDVQVLNDPVAIKDALVRQAARPVRWHETINLMANQGITQVIECGPGKVLAGLAKRINDQVTGLPMFDEDSLQEALKIVK; from the coding sequence ATGACTTTTGCATTCATTTTCCCTGGCCAAGGTTCTCAATCGGTCGGTATGTTAAACACCATTGCGCATCGCCCTGAGGTGAAGGCCCTTTTGCAAGAGGCCTCAGATGCTTTAGGTGAGGATGTGGCTCAACTGATTGCTGAAGGTCCTGCGCCGGAATTGTCTTTAACCACCAATACCCAACCCGTTATGTTGACGGCTGGGGTAGCGTTCTATCGCGCTTGGTTAGCAGAGGGCGGCTCTGCGCCCACCATCATGGCGGGTCACAGCTTGGGTGAGTACTCTGCCTTAGTTGCTGCTGGCGTCATTGCATTCAAAGATGCAGTGCCCTTGGTGCGCTTCCGTGCTGAAGCAATGCAGACTGCGGTACCAGTAGGTACCGGTGGTATGGCGGCAATTTTGGGTCTGGATGATGAGATCGTAAAGCAGGTTTGTGTCGAGGCTAGTAAAGTCTCTGGCCAGATAGTCGAGGCTGTGAATTTCAATGCCCCTGGGCAAGTGGTGATTGCAGGTTCAAGCAACGCGGTAACGAAGGCCTGTGAGCTCTTGAAGGCGGCTGGTGCTAAGCGTGCCTTGCCATTGCCTGTTTCTGCGCCGTTTCATTCTTCACTACTGCAACCAGCCTCCGAAAAATTACAGACCTATTTGAGTGGTGTTGTTTTCAATACCCCAAGCATCTCTGTTGTGAATAACGTAGATGTCCAAGTCTTAAACGATCCTGTCGCCATTAAAGATGCCTTGGTGCGCCAGGCGGCTCGACCGGTTCGCTGGCACGAAACCATCAATCTGATGGCCAATCAGGGCATCACTCAGGTAATTGAATGTGGCCCTGGAAAAGTATTGGCTGGTTTGGCCAAACGGATTAATGATCAAGTCACCGGTCTGCCGATGTTTGATGAAGACAGCTTGCAAGAAGCATTAAAGATTGTGAAATAA
- a CDS encoding beta-ketoacyl-ACP synthase III, whose translation MSMYSRVAGTGSYLPAQRLTNQDLVERLAKSGVETSDEWIFTRSGISARHFAAENELTSDLAVKAAQAALESAKSSAQEINLIILATSTPDHLGGFPSTACVVQDKLGAHNQCAAFDVQAVCAGFSYALAIADAFIRTGTYKKVLVIGAETFSRILDFNDRTTCVLFGDGAGAVVLEASPEPGILSSALHADGSQRDILCVPGRAVRGGVEGSAFMTMDGQAVFKLAVKVLEQVAIEAIDKAGLKPEQIDWLVPHQANIRIMEGTARKMGMSMDKVIVTVHEHGNTSAASIPLALDAGVRSGQIQRGQHLLLEGVGGGFAWGAVVLKY comes from the coding sequence ATGAGTATGTATTCTCGGGTGGCAGGAACCGGCAGTTATCTGCCAGCACAACGCCTGACCAATCAAGATCTGGTTGAACGCTTGGCAAAGAGCGGAGTAGAAACGAGTGATGAATGGATTTTTACCCGTAGTGGAATTTCTGCGCGTCATTTTGCTGCTGAAAATGAACTCACTAGTGATCTTGCAGTCAAAGCAGCGCAGGCTGCTTTAGAAAGTGCTAAGAGCTCTGCTCAAGAAATCAATCTCATTATTTTGGCTACATCTACTCCTGATCATCTGGGTGGTTTCCCAAGCACGGCTTGCGTGGTTCAGGATAAGCTAGGTGCACACAACCAATGCGCTGCTTTCGATGTGCAAGCAGTGTGTGCAGGTTTTTCTTATGCATTGGCGATAGCTGATGCTTTTATTCGGACGGGCACTTACAAAAAAGTGTTAGTCATCGGTGCAGAAACCTTCTCTCGTATTTTGGATTTTAACGATCGCACGACTTGTGTGCTCTTTGGCGATGGTGCTGGTGCAGTAGTACTTGAAGCTTCTCCAGAGCCAGGAATTCTATCGAGTGCTTTACATGCAGACGGTAGTCAACGTGACATTCTGTGCGTACCAGGCAGAGCGGTTCGAGGTGGGGTTGAGGGTTCAGCCTTTATGACTATGGATGGTCAGGCGGTATTCAAATTGGCCGTTAAGGTGCTTGAGCAAGTCGCCATCGAGGCTATCGACAAAGCAGGGCTCAAGCCAGAGCAAATCGACTGGTTGGTACCACATCAAGCCAACATTCGGATCATGGAAGGCACAGCCCGCAAGATGGGTATGTCGATGGATAAAGTGATTGTCACAGTGCATGAGCACGGTAATACTTCTGCTGCCTCCATACCGCTTGCATTAGATGCAGGTGTACGTTCTGGTCAAATACAGCGAGGCCAACATTTATTATTAGAGGGTGTCGGCGGCGGTTTCGCTTGGGGCGCAGTCGTTCTTAAATACTAA
- the acpP gene encoding acyl carrier protein, translated as MDNIEQRVKKIVAEQLGVAEGDIKNESSFVNDLGADSLDTVELVMALEDEFGIEIPDEEAEKITTVQLAIDFAKSKAQG; from the coding sequence ATGGATAACATCGAACAACGCGTTAAGAAAATCGTCGCTGAGCAATTGGGCGTCGCTGAAGGAGATATCAAGAATGAATCTTCTTTTGTGAATGACCTAGGCGCTGACTCTCTTGACACTGTTGAGTTAGTAATGGCTTTGGAAGATGAATTCGGTATTGAAATTCCTGATGAGGAAGCCGAAAAAATCACCACCGTTCAGCTCGCGATCGACTTCGCTAAATCTAAAGCTCAGGGTTAA
- the fabG gene encoding 3-oxoacyl-ACP reductase FabG: MNLDLNGKIALVTGASRGIGQAIADALMQSGAKVIGTATTEAGAQAIDARLKSNGGKGMALNVTDSKACEEIIDLIVKEFGGIDILVNNAGITKDQLAMRMKSEEWTDVIDTNLSAVFRLSQAVLRPMMKARAGRIINITSIVGHMGNPGQANYAAAKAGVSGMTRALAREIGSRNITVNCVAPGFIDTDMTRALSEEQQNALKANIPLARLGTPEDVAQAVVFLASPAAAYITGNTLHVNGGLYLA, encoded by the coding sequence ATGAATCTTGATCTCAACGGAAAAATTGCTTTAGTAACTGGAGCGTCGCGTGGTATTGGCCAAGCGATTGCGGATGCCTTAATGCAGTCTGGTGCCAAGGTGATCGGTACAGCTACGACTGAGGCGGGAGCTCAGGCGATTGATGCCCGTCTGAAGTCGAATGGTGGTAAGGGCATGGCTCTAAATGTGACTGATTCAAAGGCTTGTGAAGAGATCATCGATTTGATTGTTAAAGAATTTGGTGGGATCGATATATTGGTTAACAACGCTGGCATTACCAAAGACCAATTAGCGATGCGCATGAAGTCCGAGGAATGGACAGATGTGATTGATACCAATCTGAGCGCAGTTTTCAGATTGTCACAAGCGGTTTTGCGTCCGATGATGAAGGCTCGTGCTGGCCGAATTATCAATATCACCTCGATCGTGGGGCATATGGGTAACCCAGGCCAGGCAAACTATGCTGCTGCTAAGGCAGGGGTCTCCGGCATGACCCGCGCCCTTGCTAGAGAAATTGGCAGCCGTAACATTACGGTGAATTGTGTCGCGCCCGGCTTTATCGATACGGATATGACTCGCGCTCTGAGCGAAGAGCAACAAAATGCACTGAAAGCCAATATTCCTTTGGCCCGTTTGGGGACTCCAGAGGATGTTGCGCAAGCAGTTGTATTCCTGGCTTCGCCCGCGGCAGCTTACATCACTGGAAATACGCTTCACGTCAATGGCGGGCTCTATTTAGCCTGA
- the rpmF gene encoding 50S ribosomal protein L32 yields the protein MAVQQNKKSPSKRGMHRAHDFLSAPATAVEATTGEAHLRHHISPNGYYRGRKVVKTKND from the coding sequence ATGGCCGTCCAACAGAATAAAAAATCACCTTCCAAACGTGGCATGCACCGTGCACACGATTTCCTGTCCGCACCTGCTACGGCTGTAGAAGCCACCACAGGCGAGGCGCATTTACGTCACCACATTTCGCCAAATGGCTACTACCGTGGTCGTAAGGTTGTTAAAACTAAAAACGACTAA
- a CDS encoding SAM-dependent methyltransferase: MSSAPGTLYLVPNTLGDHARQEQLASVLPSETISQAAKLQYWIVEEAKTARALLKAIETVTPLICPLQEMQMSEWRGAARNAKYGADIEAADLLKPLIAGKDIGLMSEAGVPGVADPGAELVLAAHQLGAKVKPLVGPSSLLLGLMASGLNGQRFAFQGYLPHDNQERSSKLKQLELESRKLQQTQLWIETPYRNTAMVLACLSNLSPQTKLCIGVDLTLPTESIGTLSVSEWRKRYPNEAACASLQNRPAVFLLLA; encoded by the coding sequence ATGAGCTCTGCGCCAGGAACCCTCTATCTCGTTCCCAATACTTTGGGTGACCATGCTCGTCAGGAACAATTAGCATCAGTGCTACCATCTGAAACGATTAGTCAAGCGGCCAAACTTCAATATTGGATTGTGGAAGAAGCAAAAACAGCGCGGGCCTTACTAAAAGCGATTGAAACTGTGACGCCTTTGATTTGCCCGCTTCAAGAAATGCAAATGAGTGAATGGCGTGGTGCAGCTCGCAATGCAAAATATGGTGCAGACATTGAAGCAGCCGATCTCCTGAAGCCTTTAATTGCGGGCAAAGACATAGGACTGATGTCGGAAGCGGGTGTACCTGGTGTTGCTGACCCTGGCGCCGAATTAGTATTGGCTGCCCATCAGCTAGGGGCTAAAGTGAAACCGCTGGTTGGCCCGAGCTCCCTCTTGTTGGGCTTGATGGCGAGCGGTCTAAATGGGCAACGCTTTGCATTTCAAGGTTATTTACCGCATGACAATCAAGAGCGCAGTAGCAAGCTGAAGCAACTCGAACTAGAGTCCAGAAAATTACAGCAAACCCAATTGTGGATTGAAACGCCCTATCGCAATACTGCAATGGTTTTGGCCTGCTTGAGCAACTTATCACCCCAGACAAAGCTGTGCATTGGAGTTGATCTCACTTTGCCTACTGAATCTATTGGGACGCTGAGTGTTTCTGAATGGCGCAAGCGTTATCCCAATGAGGCCGCTTGCGCATCGCTACAAAACCGACCAGCCGTCTTTTTACTGCTAGCCTAG
- the sppA gene encoding signal peptide peptidase SppA, which yields MENNQNPNTNWERQALEHLLLENLKESRRGRRWRVVFRIVTLLILIGIAVSLFDFQLPGHGMGVEKHTALVSLEGEISAHSMANAEDINASLDAAFENEHSAGVILRINSPGGSPVQAGMMNDEIHRLRKLYPNKPFVVVVEDICASGGYYVAVAGDQILVDKASLVGSIGVIMEGFGFTGLMDKLGVTRRMITSGSNKGMMDPFTKENPKQVEMVQTMINEIHQQFINVVKEGRGDRLKDAPDLFSGRVWNGEQAVKLGLADGYGTVNSVARDTFKAPDILDYTVKENFAERVAKRFGAEAGTAAGKAIVKASDLH from the coding sequence ATGGAAAACAATCAGAATCCAAACACCAACTGGGAGCGTCAAGCACTCGAGCATTTACTCTTAGAAAATCTCAAAGAGAGTCGCAGAGGCCGTCGCTGGCGTGTTGTCTTTCGGATCGTTACATTGCTGATCTTGATTGGCATCGCTGTATCTTTATTTGATTTTCAGTTGCCGGGTCACGGCATGGGGGTTGAGAAACACACTGCCTTAGTCTCTTTAGAGGGCGAAATTTCTGCGCACTCAATGGCCAATGCTGAGGACATCAATGCATCATTAGATGCTGCCTTTGAGAATGAGCATAGTGCTGGCGTCATTCTGCGAATTAATAGTCCTGGCGGTTCGCCTGTTCAAGCGGGCATGATGAATGATGAGATTCACCGCTTGCGTAAGCTCTACCCCAATAAGCCTTTTGTAGTCGTCGTAGAGGATATTTGCGCCTCAGGTGGTTATTACGTCGCAGTCGCAGGTGATCAGATCTTGGTTGATAAAGCCAGCTTGGTTGGCTCAATCGGCGTCATCATGGAAGGCTTTGGTTTTACGGGCTTAATGGATAAGTTGGGCGTGACTCGTCGCATGATTACTTCTGGCTCTAACAAGGGAATGATGGATCCCTTCACCAAGGAAAATCCAAAACAAGTTGAGATGGTTCAAACCATGATTAATGAGATTCATCAACAGTTCATTAACGTGGTGAAAGAGGGGCGTGGCGATCGCCTAAAAGATGCGCCAGATCTTTTTTCTGGTCGTGTCTGGAATGGCGAACAGGCAGTCAAGCTTGGCTTAGCTGATGGCTATGGCACTGTCAATTCTGTTGCACGCGATACCTTTAAGGCACCGGATATCTTGGATTACACTGTAAAAGAAAACTTTGCCGAGCGCGTAGCAAAGCGTTTTGGTGCAGAGGCAGGAACCGCTGCGGGTAAGGCAATCGTGAAGGCTTCAGACCTTCACTAG
- a CDS encoding DegQ family serine endoprotease, which translates to MMKKFSIAFLAALVLGQAFFSPSVLAQNPRVTIPDFADLVERASPAVVNIRTTENVVVQQAQGGIPGMPEDQAEFFRRFFGVPIPGIPNAPKPQQPNSGKPQEAERGVGSGFVIDSNGLILTNAHVVEGATTIYVTLTDKREFKAKLLGMDKRTDVAVVRIDAHDLPRLPLGDSSKVRVGEWVLAIGSPFGLENTVTAGIVSAKSRDTGDYLPFIQTDVAVNPGNSGGPLLNTAGQVIGINSQIFSRSGGYMGISFAIPIDEAMRVADQLRTNGKLVRGRIGVALGDMTKEVAESLGLGKPRGAYVRNVEAGGPAAIGGMEAGDVILSFNGRDINKASDLPRVVGDTRPGTVASVQVWRKGASRELSITVSDTENNSGALKKSESPSNNSSASNNGFGVAVTELSDTKKKDMGLRSGVEVTSLVDGPLARAGIRPGDIIVRVADSDITGVKQFESLVKGLDSNRAVPVFVRRADSTLVIPVRPK; encoded by the coding sequence ATGATGAAAAAGTTTTCAATCGCATTTTTAGCTGCTCTTGTCTTGGGACAGGCATTTTTCTCTCCTAGCGTCTTGGCGCAAAATCCCCGCGTCACTATTCCTGACTTTGCTGATTTGGTTGAGCGCGCCAGTCCTGCAGTAGTGAACATTCGGACAACTGAAAATGTCGTAGTGCAACAAGCACAAGGTGGTATTCCAGGCATGCCTGAAGATCAGGCTGAATTCTTTCGCCGCTTCTTTGGGGTGCCCATCCCAGGAATTCCAAATGCACCAAAACCCCAGCAACCTAACTCGGGAAAGCCACAAGAGGCTGAGCGTGGCGTAGGATCGGGATTTGTCATTGATTCAAACGGTTTGATTTTGACGAATGCCCACGTCGTAGAGGGTGCCACAACTATTTACGTGACCCTCACAGACAAGCGCGAATTCAAAGCCAAATTATTGGGAATGGATAAGCGCACTGATGTTGCTGTGGTTCGAATCGATGCCCATGATTTGCCCCGACTTCCATTGGGTGACTCATCTAAAGTGCGTGTAGGCGAGTGGGTCTTGGCGATTGGCTCACCCTTTGGCTTGGAGAACACCGTTACTGCTGGCATTGTCTCGGCAAAGAGTCGAGATACTGGTGATTACTTGCCGTTTATTCAAACTGACGTAGCGGTTAATCCCGGTAACTCAGGCGGACCTTTGCTCAATACCGCGGGTCAAGTCATCGGCATTAATTCCCAAATCTTTAGTCGCTCTGGTGGTTATATGGGAATCTCTTTTGCGATTCCGATTGATGAAGCGATGCGTGTTGCCGATCAGCTGCGGACCAATGGCAAATTAGTTCGAGGTCGAATTGGTGTGGCTTTAGGTGATATGACTAAAGAAGTGGCCGAGAGTTTGGGTCTGGGTAAGCCTCGTGGAGCATATGTCCGCAATGTAGAAGCTGGTGGTCCTGCAGCAATTGGTGGCATGGAGGCGGGCGATGTCATTTTGAGCTTCAATGGGCGTGACATCAATAAAGCCAGCGATTTACCCAGAGTGGTAGGGGACACACGTCCTGGCACTGTAGCTAGCGTTCAGGTGTGGCGTAAAGGAGCCTCCCGTGAATTGAGTATTACAGTGTCGGACACTGAAAATAACTCAGGCGCTCTCAAGAAATCAGAAAGTCCTAGCAATAACTCAAGTGCAAGCAATAATGGCTTTGGGGTTGCTGTTACCGAATTGTCTGATACCAAGAAAAAAGATATGGGCCTGAGATCTGGGGTTGAGGTGACCAGTCTGGTGGATGGCCCCTTGGCACGTGCGGGTATTCGGCCTGGAGACATTATTGTGAGAGTTGCCGATAGCGATATTACCGGGGTCAAGCAGTTTGAGTCCCTGGTCAAGGGGCTTGATTCTAATAGGGCTGTGCCAGTTTTTGTCCGCCGAGCTGATAGCACCCTAGTGATCCCTGTAAGGCCAAAATAG